From Lysobacter lycopersici:
GTGCTGCTTCGCCCCAGGGGAGCGCGGGTAGAACACGCCGGCGTCGCGCAACCGTTCGCGATTGAGGTGGAAGAATTCCTGCAGCGTGCTGGAACCGGTCTTGGCGGCGCCCATGTGGATGATGCCGATCATCGGCCGGACCTCGTCGCGGGATGCGGGTTGACGTCCACGGTGCCGTCCGTGGGCCACGCGGAGTCTACGGCGCGGCTTCGGCGGAATCCCGCGGTGCTGAATGCAGGGCGGATTGTGACGCGCCGCGGGTTTTTCCCGCGCGATTGCGAATTCCCCTGCCAAGCGGCAGGATAACCGCACATTTGCGGGTCGAAACAGGGGAAGCGGCATGCGCTCGATCGGTATTTTCGGGACGGTCCTGGTCATGGGACTGTCCTTGGCGGCGTGCACGAAGCAGGGCGGCGGCGCGGATGCCGATGGCCGGGTCGCGCGCCAGTCGTCGAATCCTGCGGCGCAGGGCGTCGTTCCCGCGGCGCGTTCATCGACCGCGGCGAGCGCGCGTTTCGCCGCCTTGCCCGACCGCGGGGAGCTGCTGCGTTACGACGCGCAGGCGCCGGTGCGCGATGGCGCCTACACATGGCACCGTGCCGATCTCAGCGAACGGCACGCGATCGACGCGATCACGAGCGGCATGTTGCGAGTCGTGGCCCCGAACGGCCGCTTGCTCGGGTTCCAGTACGACCGCATCGTGCGCCATCCGGATTCCGGCGACTGGACCTGGATCGGACACCTGCCAGGACAGGAAGGCGTGCAGGCGATCCTGACCTTCGGTACCGGTGCGGTTTACGGCAGCATCGGCCAACCCGATGCGCGCCCGCTCCGACTCACGATGCGCGGCGGCGCGAGCTGGCTGGTGGAAACCGACCCGAGCTTGCTCAAGGATCTTTCCAGCCTTGCGGCCAATCCTGTTTCGCCCGATTACCGGATCGTTTCCCCGGCCGTACTGGAGCGCCTGCGCGAGTTGCAGCCTGCCGCGGGCGCCGCGAATCCGGCAGCGCTCGCCCCCAGGCCCGCCTCCGCGGCGGCTGCCACGACGACGGTCGACCTGCTCATCGGTTACACGCAGGGATTCGTGACCGCCCAGGGCAGCACCGCGAACGTGGTGACCCGCCTGAACAGCATGGTCGACACGGCCAATGCGGGCCTGACGAACAGCAAGGTGGCAGGCCAGATACGCCTCGTGCACACGATGCAGGTGAATTACACCGATACCAATACCAACGAGATCGCGCTGGATCAACTCTCCGGGACCGACGGCCAGAATGATGTCCCCATCAATACTGCATTCAACGCCCTGCGCGCCGCGCGCGAGACCTATGGCGCCGACCTCGTGTCGCTGGTGCGTCCCTTCCGGGATCCCGAACAGGAAAGCTGCGGCATCGCCTGGCTGATCGGCGGCGGCAAGCAGCCGGTGACCGCGACCAACGGATGGGAGGGCTACGGCTATTCGGTGGTCAGCGATGGCAGCGACAACGGGTATTACTGCGAGGAGCACACCCTGGCCCACGAGCTCGGGCACAACATGGGGTCGGCGCACGACCGCGCGACCCAGATGAGCGACGACCATGTGCTCGACGATCCGGACGACTACGGCGCGTTCGATTATTCCTTCGGCTACAAGCCGACGACGCTCAACAAGGATTTCTACACGATCATGGCCTATGGCGACGCCGGCCAGACCTCGTACCTGGTTTTCTCGAATCCGCGCGTCACCTTCTGCGGCACGTTTGCGTGTGGCGTGAACAACTCGGAGGACAACGCGAAGAGCCTCGGGTTCATCATGCCGCCCGTATCCGGGTTCCGCGCGACGGTGGTGCCGGACGACGATGGCGGATCGTCCCTGCCGGTTGCGCGCAGGATCGATGCGAACGGCAATGCGCGCACCGACCTGTTCTTCTTCAACCACGCGAGCGGCAGGATCGTGACCTGGTTCATGAGCGGCACCACGAGGACCGCTTATGCGTCGTCGACGATCCCTGCGTCGTATTCGGTCATCGGCGCGGGCGCCTTCAACGCCGACGGCAAGGACGACCTGCTGCTGGCGGGCAGCAACGGCAGCCTGTACATCGGAATGAGCAACGGCAGCACGTTCGCGCCGCAGCCGATGTCGCCCGCCGTATCCTCCGGCTCGCAGGCGCTCGACGTGGCCGACATCGACGGCAACGGCAAGGCCGACATCGTGGTCCGCAACGCGAGCACCGGACAGGTCGTGATCTGGTACATGAACAACGGCGTGCGCGCGGCCTACAAGTCGCAGGCGTTCTCGACCGGTTTGACTTACGTGCTCGCGGCGGACTTCAACGGCGACAAGAAGGCAGACCTGCTGTTCCAGGATGCGCAGCGCAACCTCTTCATCGCGATCAGCACGGGGAGTTCGTTCACATTGCAGCCGGTGGGGCTGGCCTATGCCAGCACGTACGCGCTGCGTGGCGCCACCGACATCAGCGGGGACGGGAGGGCGGACATCCTGCTGCACGATTCGTCCGCGAACAAACTGGTCGTCTGGTACATGAACGGGTCCACACGCACCGCCTACAATTCGATGACAAGTCCATCGGGAGCCGTGCTCGTCGCGCACGGTGATTTCGACGGCAACAAGAAGAGCGATGTCGCCTGGGCCCACCCGACGAACGGAAGCGTCTGGTTGTCGCTCAGTAGCGGATCCGCGTTCACGACCAGCCAGCTGGCGTATTCGTATACGTCCAGCACCGGCGATCCGATGGATATCGCGTTGTAGCGTTTGGCGCGGACTTTCCCCGGGCACGCGCATCCGGCGCCCCCGGGGATTTGCCGAAGCGATTGCCGCACGGCAGAATGCCCGTGCATCCGCGCTGTTCACAGGGGGAAACCGGCATGCGTCCGATGGGTCATTCCACGATGGTTCTGGCGACCATCCTGTCGTTGGCGGCGTGCGCGCGGCAGGATGGCAACGAGGCGCGCACGGCGAACGCCATGGCACAGGGCAGTGCGACGGCATCGTCTCCCGTGGCGACGGCGGGCGGGCGCTTCGCAACTGTCGCGGACCGCGGCGAGGAACCGCGAAACGACGTGCAGCCGTTGATCGACGACGGCACGCAGGATGCCGCGAACGAAAACGACACGCAGGATCCTTACCTGCCGATCCAGGCAGTGGCGACGGGCTTCCGTGCCGCGGCGGCGTCAGGCACGCCGGTGATGCGGGCGGCGCGCCATATCGACGCCAACGGGAATGGCACGTCCGACCTGTTTTTCTTCAACCATTCGGCCAGCACCCTGGTGGTCTGGTACATGAATGGCACTGCGCGGACGGCGTATTCGACGTCCTCGATCCCGGGGACGCGACTCGTCGTCGGGACCGGGAATTTCAGCGACGACCGGCGCGACGACCTGTTGCTTGCCGACAACACCACCGGCGCGCTGTACCTGGGCATTTCCAACGGCGCGCAGTTCGCACAGCAGGCATTGCCCTACACCAGCACGTCGCGCGCCATAGCGGCGGGCGATTTCGACGGGAACGGCAAATCCGACATCCTCCTGTTCGACAGTACCGTCGGGAAGATCACGACCTGGTTCATGGTCAACGGCAACCGGGTTGCCTATACGTCGCAGACGCTTCCGGCCGGCCTGCGTTTCATCACCGCCGGCGACTTCAACGACGACAAGCTGGACGACCTCCTGTTCGAAGGGTCGCAGGGCGCGCTGTTCATGGCCATCAGCCATGGCGCGGCGTTCCAGATGCGCCAGATCCAGTCGCACGACACGAGCTACACGCTGCGTGGCGTCACCGATGTCAACGGCGACGGCCGGGCCGACATCCTGCTGCACTCCGCGACCTTGAACCGGCTGGTCGTCTGGTACATGGACGGGATGACGCGCCTGGCATACAACTCGAGCGCCAGTCCCGCCGCCGGCGCGGTGCTGGTCGCCAACGGCGACTTCAACCACGACGGACTGGGCGACGTGGGCTGGGTGCACCCGCAGAGTGGGCAAATCTGGCTCTCGCAGAGCGTCGGCTAC
This genomic window contains:
- a CDS encoding reprolysin-like metallopeptidase, coding for MGLSLAACTKQGGGADADGRVARQSSNPAAQGVVPAARSSTAASARFAALPDRGELLRYDAQAPVRDGAYTWHRADLSERHAIDAITSGMLRVVAPNGRLLGFQYDRIVRHPDSGDWTWIGHLPGQEGVQAILTFGTGAVYGSIGQPDARPLRLTMRGGASWLVETDPSLLKDLSSLAANPVSPDYRIVSPAVLERLRELQPAAGAANPAALAPRPASAAAATTTVDLLIGYTQGFVTAQGSTANVVTRLNSMVDTANAGLTNSKVAGQIRLVHTMQVNYTDTNTNEIALDQLSGTDGQNDVPINTAFNALRAARETYGADLVSLVRPFRDPEQESCGIAWLIGGGKQPVTATNGWEGYGYSVVSDGSDNGYYCEEHTLAHELGHNMGSAHDRATQMSDDHVLDDPDDYGAFDYSFGYKPTTLNKDFYTIMAYGDAGQTSYLVFSNPRVTFCGTFACGVNNSEDNAKSLGFIMPPVSGFRATVVPDDDGGSSLPVARRIDANGNARTDLFFFNHASGRIVTWFMSGTTRTAYASSTIPASYSVIGAGAFNADGKDDLLLAGSNGSLYIGMSNGSTFAPQPMSPAVSSGSQALDVADIDGNGKADIVVRNASTGQVVIWYMNNGVRAAYKSQAFSTGLTYVLAADFNGDKKADLLFQDAQRNLFIAISTGSSFTLQPVGLAYASTYALRGATDISGDGRADILLHDSSANKLVVWYMNGSTRTAYNSMTSPSGAVLVAHGDFDGNKKSDVAWAHPTNGSVWLSLSSGSAFTTSQLAYSYTSSTGDPMDIAL
- a CDS encoding FG-GAP repeat domain-containing protein — translated: MRPMGHSTMVLATILSLAACARQDGNEARTANAMAQGSATASSPVATAGGRFATVADRGEEPRNDVQPLIDDGTQDAANENDTQDPYLPIQAVATGFRAAAASGTPVMRAARHIDANGNGTSDLFFFNHSASTLVVWYMNGTARTAYSTSSIPGTRLVVGTGNFSDDRRDDLLLADNTTGALYLGISNGAQFAQQALPYTSTSRAIAAGDFDGNGKSDILLFDSTVGKITTWFMVNGNRVAYTSQTLPAGLRFITAGDFNDDKLDDLLFEGSQGALFMAISHGAAFQMRQIQSHDTSYTLRGVTDVNGDGRADILLHSATLNRLVVWYMDGMTRLAYNSSASPAAGAVLVANGDFNHDGLGDVGWVHPQSGQIWLSQSVGYGFATSLLPNTFQPATSNPMDIAL